A region of the Spirochaetota bacterium genome:
GCTTCCTTTTTTGCCTGATCGGGTTTATACCCATAAGGGACTTCTTCAAAATTCTTCTTCCTCTCATCAGGTTTTTGCTCAGGCATTGCCTGTCTTGGCAGGCGTTCCTTCTTCTTTTTAACTTCTTCTTGATTTTCACTCATTATTATCTCCTTTATCCTATTCGCTATCTGGATTCATAGCACCTGCACGCTTCCTTCTCCTGTTCTTGATAAGCCTTAAGACGCTTACCAAGACTCTGATAGTCAACCTCATGTCCGTCAAATTCTGGACCATCAACACAGGCAAAACGGGTCTCGTCATTAACTATTACACGGCAACATCCACACATACCCGTGCCATCAATCATAATAGGATTTAAACTAACAATAGTCTTTATTCCTAGAGGACGTGTCATTTCAGAGACGGCTCTCATCATAGGCAATGGCCCAATTGCAAAAACTACGTCAACCTTTTCTCCTTCATCAATAATCTGTTGTAAAACATCTGTCACAAATCCATGTATTCCTTCTGTCCCATCATCAGTTGCAATCAATAATCGGTCGCTTATCACACTCATCTCTTCCCTTAAAATCAACAAGCCCTTGTTGCGAGAGCCTACAATTGAAATTAGTCTATTCCCAGCCTCTCTTAAAGCCTTTGCTATGGGATAGATTACAGCAGTGCCAGCACCACCACCGATTGCGCAAACTGTTCCAAAATTCTCAATATGAGTCGGCGTCCCCAAAGGGCCAACAATATCAGCGATCTCTTCACCTTCAGAAACATCTCTAAGCAGCATTGTGCTTTTGCCAACCACCTGAAAAATAATAGTAATTGTACCGGATTCAGAATCAGAATCAGCAATGGTTAGCGGTATCCTCTCCCCACTTTCATTAACCCGAAGAATTATAAACTGACCCGGCTTTCGTTTGCTGGCAATCTCAGGAGCTTCAATCACCATCCGGATTACCTCTTCAGCCAGACCTTCTTTTTTCACTATTTTGTTCCCCATATTTTAATCCTTCCCTATCGACTATTTGTCAACAGCTTTGAATAATAGCCTTTTTTTTTCAATCCTTTTTTAATCTCGTGTTCAATTGTGCACCTTGGGCTGGGAGGGTTGGCGGGAACAGGGGTGAATTTTTACATATTTTAATCTTAATAATATTTCTTTACCCCATCACTACTTTATTAGCATCCATTTATACATAAACTAGTTTTATTACCATTAACATATTTCATTATTTTCCTCAGGTCATGTGCTATTGCCATTATTAGAAATTCGAGCTTTACTTTCTGCAGACCCTTCAATCTAAATCTAGTAAAATTGCGATTATTTTTAATCTGTCCAAAAACTGGCTCAATACTACCTGCTCTTTTAGAATATATTGCTTTCGCATGATCTTCGGACATCTTTT
Encoded here:
- a CDS encoding sulfide/dihydroorotate dehydrogenase-like FAD/NAD-binding protein; translated protein: MGNKIVKKEGLAEEVIRMVIEAPEIASKRKPGQFIILRVNESGERIPLTIADSDSESGTITIIFQVVGKSTMLLRDVSEGEEIADIVGPLGTPTHIENFGTVCAIGGGAGTAVIYPIAKALREAGNRLISIVGSRNKGLLILREEMSVISDRLLIATDDGTEGIHGFVTDVLQQIIDEGEKVDVVFAIGPLPMMRAVSEMTRPLGIKTIVSLNPIMIDGTGMCGCCRVIVNDETRFACVDGPEFDGHEVDYQSLGKRLKAYQEQEKEACRCYESR
- a CDS encoding transposase; the protein is MKYCITTREDIRRGYRTIEDDGYVVYRQEMREKMSEDHAKAIYSKRAGSIEPVFGQIKNNRNFTRFRLKGLQKVKLEFLIMAIAHDLRKIMKYVNGNKTSLCINGC